Genomic segment of Streptomyces zhihengii:
GTGTGAGCCTCAAGCGCTCCCTGGAGCAGGACCCGGAGTCCGAGGCGGCCCAGCACCCCTACGTCGTGGGCCGCTGCGCCATCGCCGACGACGACGCCATCGACCTCGCCACGCAGGCCGCCGCGACCGCCGCCGCCGACTGGGCGGCCGTGCCGCTGGAGCGGCGGATGCAGCTCGGCACCCGCTTCCGCGAGGAACTGATCAAGCACCAGGACGAGTTCCTGGAGATGCTCGTCGCCGAGTCGCACCCGGTGAAGCTGGCCCGGTGGGAGCTGAGCTGCCTCCTGCAGATCTACTCCCCCGGCAGCCTGCGCTGGTACCACAAGCAGATGCGGGTCGAGAAGGAGTACGCGGGCCGCAAGCTGATCCTGCAGCGCCAGCCGGACGGCGTGGTCGCCTTCAATCCCCCGCAGAACGCCCCGCTGCCCAGCGCCGCCCTGTGCGTACTGGCCCTGATGGCCGGCAACAGCGTGGTGGTCAGGGCGCCGCGCAGCATCGCGCTGAGCACCATGTGGCTGCTGCGCGACATCGTGGCCCCGCTGCTGGAGGAGCTCGACGCGCCTCCCGGCGTGCTCAACGCGGTCTGCAGCAACCCCAAGCAGACGATGGACCGCTGGATCGCCGATCCCCTGATCAACGACATCTTCTACATCGGCGGCAGCCAGGAGGGCCTGCGCTTCGAGCAGCGGTGCGTGGCCCACGGGAAGAAGCCGATCCTCGAACTGGCCGGCAACGACGGCATCGTGGTGTGGAAGGACGCCGACATCACGTGGGCCGCCGAAGCCATCACCGAGTCGTTCTTCGGCTCGGGGCAGATCTGCATGGTGCCCAACTACGTGCTGGCGCACCCCGACATCGCCGAGGCGCTCATCGCCGAGGTGCGCGAGCAGGTCAAGGGCATCCGGCCCGGACTGCCGGAGGAGGAGGACGTCCTCCTCTCACCGGTCCGCCGCAGCGAGCGGTTCTTCCGGCTGCTGCGGCAGGCCCTGGACAACGGCGCGTCCCTGGTCACCGGCGGCCACCGCACCGAGGTGGACGGCACTCCGTCGGAGACCGGCGTCTTCCTGCAGCCCACGGTGCTCCGGGTCGACGGCCTGGACCGGGCCCGCACCTTCGACGTGGTGCGCGAGGAGACGTTCTTCCCGCTCATCCCGATCGTGGTGGCCGAACGCGACAACGACGACGCGCTGCTGGAGTCCTTCCTCCGCTTCGTCAACGCCAACTCCTACGGGCTGCGCAACTCGCTGTGGTCGCGCTCCGACCACGTCATCGAGACCTTCGTCCGCCGTGTCGTCAACGGCGGTCTGCTGAAGGTCAACGACTCCCACATCGGCTTCCTGCCCTACCTGCCCAGCCACGGCGGCACCGGCCGCACCGGCGGAGCCTTCGGCGAGGCCAACTACCCGATGCTCAAGACCTCGCACGTCCAGGGAGTCAGCATCGCCCACGACGTCAGCCCCTACGACGCGGTCTTCGGCGCCTGAGCGCGCCGCCATTCGCCATCCGGAGGTTTCCCCGTGCGTTCCCTCGACACTGCTCGGGCCGTCTGCGAGCGCTTCCACCCCGGTCTGCTCAAGGAGATCGAGCAGATCCCCCATGCCGACCGCGAAAGGCCCGGCAGCCCCGTCATCGACCTGTTCCGCATCCACGGCGGGGTCGGCCTGCTGATACCCGAGGAGTACAGCGGCCACGGGGCCGCGCCGCTGGACGCGCTGCGCGTCCAGCTGGCGCTCGGCGCCGTGTCCCCCTCGCTCGTCGCGGCCGTCTCCATGCACCACTTCACCGCGGCGATGCTCTTCTCCCTCGCCGGCAAGGACGGACGGCTCACCGCCGCGCAGACCGAACTGCTCCGGCGGATCGTGCCCGACCAGCAGGTGATGGCCTCCGGCTGGGCCGAGGGCCGCACCGAGCAGAACATCCTCACGCCCGCCGTCACGGCCCGGCCCGTCGAAGGCGGATACCTGCTCTCCGGCGCCAAGAAGCCGTGCAGCCTCTCCCGTTCGATGCGCCTGCTCACCGCGAGCATCGCCATCCACCACGACGACGGCACCGCCGAGCTCGCGCTCGCCCTGGTGCCGGCCGACGCCCCGGGCCTGTCCGTGCACCCCTTCTGGGGCAACGAGCTGCTCGCCGGCGCGGAGAGCGACGAGGTGCGGCTGGTGGACGTGTTCGTGCCGGCGGACATGGTCGTGCGCGCCGGGGCGGACGACCCGCACCGGCTGGACGACCTCCAGACGGCCGGCTTCGTCTGGTTCGAGATGCTGATCTCCGCCGGGTACGCGGGCGGCACCGCCGCCCTCGTCGAGCAGGTGCTGGACCGTGAGCGCGGCAGCATCCAGGAGCGGGCCGCCCTCGCCGTCGAGATGGACTCCGTCCTGCAACTCCTGGAAGGCGTCGCGCGGACGATCGGCCCCGAGACGGACGACGAGTCGGTCGCCCGGGTCCTCGTCGCCCGCTACACCGTGCAGAAGGCGCTGCCGAGGATCGCCGGGCAGGCGCTGGAGCTGCTCGGCGGGCTGGACTTCATCCGCGACTCCGTCCACGGCCGGACCGCCGCCGCCGTGCACGCCCTCGCCTTCCACCCGCCGGGCCGCGGCGCCGCCGCCGAACCGCTGCTGCGCTACTTCGACGGCGGCCCGCTGGTCCTGAGCTGAGCCACCGCACCGCCGACAGCGCCCCCACCGACTTGGAGTGTGAGAGATCCGTGACCGTCATCCAGGAAGCACCCGCCGAGACCGAGGCGGAGATCCTCGGCCTCTACCGGGCCCATCTCAGCAAGGGCAGGGCCACACTCGCCGAGCTGTTCGGCAGCCACATGGAGACGGCGTCCGAGGGCGCCTGGCTCACCACCAGCGACGGTGAGCGCTTCCTCAACGCGGGCGGGTACGGCGTCTTCATCATGGGCGCACGCCACCCGATCGTGATGGAGGAGGTGGAGCGCCAGCTCCGCACCCACCCCACCGCGACGCGCATCCTGCTGGAGCCCACCGTGGCCCGCGCCGCCGAGGCGCTCGTGTCCGTCATGCCCGAGGGCCTGGACCGCGTGCACTTCGCCCTGTCGGGGGCCGAGGCGGTGGAGACGGGCCTGAAGCTCGCCCGGGCCGGCGGCCGCAAGCGGACCGTCTCGATGCGCGGCGGGTACCACGGCAAGACGCTGGGCGCGCTGTCCGCGACCGCGAAGGACGTCTACCAGGCGCCCTTCCGTCCGCTGGTCCCCGACTTCCTGCACCTCCCCTTCGGCGACACCGACGCGCTGGAGGCGGAGCTGAAGGCCCATCCGGGCGAGGTCTGCGTCATCCTCGAACCCGTCCAGGGCGAGGGCGGTGTGATCATTCCGCCGGCGGGCTACCTCAAGCGGGTGGAGGAACTGGTCCGCGAGTACGACGGCTTCCTGATCCTCGACGAGGTGCAGTCCGGCTTCGGGCGGCTCGGCGAGTGGTGGGGCGCCGACATCGAGGGCGTGGTTCCCGACGTGCTCCTCACCGGCAAGGCGCTGGGCGGCGGCGTGCTGCCGGTCTCGGCGGCCGTGGCCACCCGCAAGGCCTTCCGCCCGTTCGACAAGGACCCCTACGTCCACACCGCGACCTTCTCCGGACAGCCGGTCCTGATGGCGGCCGTCCAGGGCGCGATCCGGGCCATCAAGGAGGAGCGCCTGGTCACCCGGGCCATGGACCTGGGTGCGCGGCTGCTGCCGAGGATCTCGGAGATCGCCTACCGCAACATCCCCGAACTCGTCGTCGACGTGCGCGGCCGCGGGCTGCTCATCGGTGTCGAGCTCGTCGAGGCCGGGCTGGCCGGCGAGCTGCTGATCGAGCTGTTCAACCACGGCGTCGTCGCCAACCACTCCATGAACGGCAGCTCGGTGGTGCGCTTCACCCCGCCCGCCGTGATGAGCGACGTCGACGTGGAGTTCCTCCTGAACTCCTTCGACCTGGCCACCCGCGACCTCGTGCGGGGCGCGGCCACGATGCCGGAAGGCGGCAACTGATCATGCGTCACGTAGAGCTGGAAGCGCTGGTCCCCTCGGAGCAGGCCAGGACGGTCTTCGACTCCGTACTGCGCTGGGAGAAGTACCCCGACCTGGCGCCCCATGTGAAGGCGACCACCGTGCACGCCACCTACCCGGACGAGAACTCCAGTTCCAGCTGGGAGCTGCACTTCCGCAGCGGCCTGCTGCGCTGGACCGAGGACGACACCTTCCTGCCCGAGCTGGGCGAGATCCGCTTCGAGCAGTCCGACGGCGACTTCGACTCCTTCACGGGCACCTGGTCCGTGACGCAGTCGGGCGACGACGTGGCGGTCCGCTTCGACGCCGACTTCGACTTCGGCATCCCCAGCCTGGAGGGCATCCTCGACCCGATCGCCGAGCGGGTCATCAAGGAGACCGTGGCCTGGGCCCTGACCGGCCTGTTCCCCGCCGTCCGCATCTCCGGCGCCGTCGACCTCACCGAGCCCGCCGCCCTCGGCGCCTAGCACGCCCACAGGAGCTGACCATGGACCAGGCAAATCCCTTCGAGACACCGAGAACGTACTCGCTGCACCGGGCCGAGTACCTGGTGGGCCTCGCCGTCACGACCGGTCTCATCATCGCCCACTTCGGCGAGATCCGCTGGTGGGTCGCGATCGCCCTGTTCCTGTACATCGACCTGATCGGCTACATCCCGGGCGCCATCGCCTTCAAACGCAGCGGCGGACGGCCGATCCACAAGGGCTACTACGTCGCCTACAACGTCATGCACAGCCTGATCACCCAGGCCGCGGTCGCGGCGCTGTGGTGCTGGCTGGTGGAGCCCGAGTGGGCGCTGCTGGTACTGCCCTTCCACCTCTTCGGTGACCGCGGCCTGTTCGGCAACTTCATGAAGTCGTTCGCGCTGCCCTTCGAGCCGGTGCGCCAGCCCGGCTACCTGCGGCTGCTGGACGACCTGGGACTGGCCCACCCCAAGCCGGTCGGCCACGCCACGGAGCCCGTCCCGGTGGGCCACGTCCCGGCGCCGCAGGCCCGCCGGCAGCCGCAGGAGGCCGTGCGATGACCGCTCCCACCGAACTGCGGACCGTGCGGCGTCCCGTGCGGCAGGACCCGGCCGACCGGCGGCGGGCGCTGTACCACCTGGCCTCCCCCGTGTCGGTGCTGACCGTCGGCTCCGGGGAACGGCTGCACGGCACCACGGCCAGCACCGTGACGCTGGTGTCGCGAGCGCCCCTGCTGGTGGGGGTCGTGCTGCGGGCCGGCTCGTCCTTCGCACGGCTCGCGGCCGCCGAGGGCAGGTTCGCGATCAACGTCCTCAGCGGCGCGCAGGCCGAAGTGGCCGACCACTTCGCGAACGGCGCCCGCCCCGACGGCAGCGCGCAGTTCGCGGGACTCGCCTGGACGGCGGACTCGTACGCGAAGGCGCCGCTCCTGGCCGGGGCGCTCGCCCACTACACCTGCCGCTTCCACTCCGTCCACACGGCCGGCGACAGCGAGTTGCTGCTCGGCCATGTCGTCCGGGCGAACGCCGGCGACGACCAACCCCTGTTCAGCTACGCCGGGGAGCTGTTCGCGGGCTCCCTGTACCCCGCGAAGGAGGCGTCCGCGTCATGACCGGTCCTGTGGCACGTGAGGCGGACTGGGACACGGCTCCCGGTCTGCTCGACGGAGCGAAGGAGCTGACTCTCGGCCCCGAGGAGTGCGACCTCGCGTACTGGTTCACCTCGGTGGCGCAGGGCACGCTGCGCGACCGGGGCGAGACCGGGCACCACGTGGACGCCCTCGTGCCCGACTTCCTGAAGGAGCCGGGGCCCCTGCGCGAGGCCCTGGTGCTGGAGTTCGGGCTCCGCGGTCTGTCGGAGGAGATCGCGACCCGGCTGCTCGGCCACTACGTCGCCATCGCCCCGGGGATTCCCGAACTGGAGTTCTACACCACCCAGTTGGTCGACGAGGCGCGGCACGCCCGGGTGTTCCGCAACCACCTGGTGGAGCTGGGGGTGCCGCAGAAGACGCTCCTGAAGGACATCGACGAGATGGCCGCGGACTACCGCAAGCGGGTCCTCGACCCGGTCGTGGACTTCACCCTCGACATCGTCCGCGATCAGGCGGACTTCGCGGGCGGCGTCGCCGTGTTCGCCATCGTCATCGAGGGGGTGCTCGCCCCCGCGGCGGAGCTGAGCGAGCGCAAGTGGACACCGCTGTCGCCGGCCACCGGCGAGATCTCGCGGGGTACCGCCATCGACGAGATCAGGCACCTGACGGTGGCCAGCACGATCCTGCGCGACCACGTGGCCGCCCACCCCGAGTACCGCCCGCGCCTGCTGGAGATCCTGCGGGCCGGTGTGCGGCTCTGGGACGAGATCCCCGACCGCGAGTTCGTCATCCACCGCGAGGAGCTCTTCCAGGAGGGCATGGCCCAGCACGCGGACAAGATCGGCGACTACGAGATCTGGCCGGGCGTCCGGATGCTCGACACCACGCCGGAGCAGCGCTACGACATGGCCGAGCGCTGGACCGACGAGATGGCGGAGTCGCGGATGGCCTACATGGGGCTGCCGCTGGAGGCCCTCTCCAGCCCGCAGGCCGGCGCATGAACGGGGGGCGCGCCGCGGTGGTGTCCGGGATCGGGGCGTACACACCGCCCGACCTGGTCACCAACGACGACCTGGCACAGCGGCTCGACACCTCCGACGCGTGGATCCGCTCACGCACGGGGATCGCCGAGCGGTACGTGGTCGCACCGGGCACCGCCACCTCCGACCTGGCCGTCGAGGCGGGACTGCGGGCCCTCAAGTCCGCGGGTGACGAGCACGTGGGGGCGGTCGTCCTGGCCACCACCACACCCGACCAGCCGTGTCCGGCGACCGCCCCGCAGGTGGCCGCCCGGCTCGGACTCGGGCAGGTGCCGGCCTTCGACGTGGCAGCCGTCTGTTCGGGCTTCCTGTACGGCCTCGCCACCGCCTCCGGACTCCTCGCGGCGGGCGTCGCCGACAGCGTGCTGCTCATCGCCGCCGACGCGTTCACCACGATCGTCAATCCGGAGGACCGCACCACGGCCGTCATCTTCGCGGACGGCGCCGGCGCGGTGGTGCTGCGGGCGGGCGCCGCCGGCGAACCGGGCGCCGTCGGGCGGATGGTCCTCGGCAGCGACGGCGAGCTCAGCCATCTCATCGAAGTACCGGCGGGCGGCTCGCGCCAGCGTTCGTCCGGTCCCGTGACCGACCCGGCCGACCAGTACTTCCGGATGGTCGGCCGGGACACCTACCGGCATGCGGTGGAGCGGATGACCGAAGCCTCCCGGCAGGCGGCCCATCTGGCCGGCTGGGGCATCGAGGACGTCGACCGGTTCGCGGCCCACCAGGCCAACGCGCGGATCCTCGGCGCGGTCTCGGAACGCCTCGGGGTGCCGGCCGAACGGCAGCTGACCAACATCGCCCAGGTCGGCAACACGGGTGCCGCCTCGATCCCGTTGCTGCTGTCGCAGGCCGCCGCGGACGGCCGGCTGTCCGCAGGGCACCGGGTGCTGCTGACCGCGTTCGGCGGCGGCCTCTCCTGGGGGGCGACCACCCTGGTGTGGCCCGAGGTCCAACCGGTCTGACGGCCACCCCTGCCGACCGGGATCGAGTGCAGTACGCCCTTTTCGTACGCATCCGCGTACACCTCTCCCGTACGCCGCTGTCGCGTACGCCTCCGAAAGGATCCGACATGCTGGAGCAGCTCCAGGAAATCCTGTCCAACAAGCTGAAGGTGTCGCCCGAGGCGATCACCCCGGAGGCCACCCGGGAGGACATCGAGCTGGACTCGCTGGCCGTGGTGGAGCTGTCGCTGCTGCTCAAGTCCGAACTGGACCTGGACATCAGCGACGACGACCTTCTCGAAACCGAGACCGTGGCCGACATGGTCCGGCTCATGGAGGAGCGGAGCGCGAAGGTCTGATGGCCGGCATGGACATCGCCGTCACCGGACTCGGCCTGGTCACCCCTGGCGGTATCGGGGTCGGGCCCAGTTGGGCGGCGGTCTGCGACGGCAGGCCGACCGCCGCCCTCGATCCGGTACTGGCGAACAACCCCGTACGCATCTCCTCCAGGGTTCCCGGCTTCGATCCGGACGCGCTGCTCAGTGCGCGGCGTGCCCACCGCCTGGACCGGTTCGTGCAGTTCGCCCTCGTCGCAGCCCATGAGGCCGTCGCCGACGCCCGTCTCGACCCGACCACCTGGGACGGGGCGCGGGTCGGTGTGGTGCTGGGCTGCGCGGACGGCGGCCCCGGCACGGTCGAGGATCAGCACGACGTACTGCGGGAGCGGGGCGCCGCCCAGGTGTCCCCGCTGCTGCTGCCCATGCAGCTGCCGAACATGCTGGCAGGTCAGACGGCCATCGAGTTCGGAGCCACCGGACCCAACCTCGTGGTGGCCACGGCCTGCGCCTCGGGCGCGACCGCCATCGGGATGGCCCGGGACCTGCTGGCTCTCGGCCGCTGCGACGTGGTGCTGGCGGGCGGCAGCGAGGCGATGATCACTCCGCTGGTCATGGCCGGATTCGCGCAGATGGGCGCGCTGTCACGGCGCGAGGACGACCCCTCCTCGGCCTCGCGTCCCTTCGACGCCGACCGGGACGGCTTCGTCGCCGGGGAGGGGGCGGGAATCCTCGTCATGGAACGCGTCGTGGACGCACGGGCCCGCGGTGCGCACATCCACGGCCGGATCATCGGCTTCGGCGCCACCGCGGACGCCCACCACATGACGTCTCCGCACCCCGACGGCGCCGGCATCGAGGCCGCGGTCCGTGCGGCTCTCGCCGACGCCGGCGCGGATCCGGACGACGTGCAGCACGTGAACGCCCACGGCACGTCGACACCGCTCAACGACCTGGCCGAGGCACGCATGATCAAGCGGACGCTGCAGGGCGACCCGCTGGTCACCTCCACGAAGGGAGTCACCGGACATCTGCTCGGCGCGGCGGGCGCGGTCGAGGCCGCCTTCGCCCTGCTGAGCGTCGAACACGAGATGGTTCCGCCCACCGCGGGTCTGCGCATCCCCGACGGGCGGATCGACATCAAGCTCGCGCAGTCGGCCACGTGCATGCCCATCGACCTCGCGCTCAGCAACTCCTGCGGGTTCGGCGGCCAGAACACGGCGCTGGCGATCGCGCCGGCCTGAGAGCCCCGGCACCGGGGCACGGGAGGGGCGGACGGCTCGGAGCCGTCCGCCCCGGCCCGTTTCCGGCACGGCCCGTTGCCCCTCCGCCCTCTTCCGGCACGGCCCGTTTCCGGCACGGCCCGTTGCCCCTCCGACCTCTTCCGGCACCTCCACACCGCTTCCGGCACGTCCCGGCCCCTCGCCGGGTACGTCCGGACCCGGCACCCCCGCACCCTCTTCCGGCAGGCCCGGACCCGGCACGCGTACCGCTCTGTCGTTCCCGGGCGCGGTCCGGGCACCGCCCGGCCGGCGCCGACTGGTCCCGCCGCGGCCGGCACGCACCCGACCGCGGCCCCTCCCCCCTTAGGAGTCCGTCATGCACGACCCCGGTGAACTGCTCGAGGACGGGCCGGTCGCCGTGCGGCGACTGGCCCGTCGCCGCTACGGCCTCGATCTGGCCGCTCTGGAGAAGGCGATGCGCCGGCGGGCGGAGGCCCAGGCCGGTGTAACCCGCTCGCGCACGGAGGCGAACCGCGTCTCGCGCACGCGCGGGCGCTCGGGACCGCCCTCCGAGGAGGAGAAGGAGGCCGCCCGCGCCCTGCGCGCGGACGTGCAGCAGGCGGAGGCGGAGGCCCGGGCCGCGGAAGCCGACCTGGCCGAGCTGCTGCTGGGCATCCCCAACGTCCCCCTCGACCGGGTGCCGGACGGCGACACCGACAAGGAGGCGGTGGAGATCCGCCGCTGGGGCCCGGTGCGGGAGCGGGGCGACGCCCCGCACCACGCCGACATCGGCGAGTCGCTCGGCATCCTGGACAACCCTGCGGCGGCCAGGCTCTCCGGCGCCCGCTTCAGCGTCGGCCGCGGTGCCGGAGCGCGTCTGGAGCGGGCGCTGACCGACTTCTTCCTCGACCTCCACACCCGCGAGCACGGCTACACCGAGTACTCCGTCCCGTTCCTGGTGAACCGCGAGACCATGACCGGCACCGGCCAGCTCCCCAAGTTCGAGGACGACCTGTTCCGCACCCAGGTGGGCGACCGGGAGCTGTTCCTGATCCCCACCGCCGAGGTGCCGCTCACCAACCTGGTGGCCCAGCAGATCCTGGACGCACGCGACCTGCCGTACGCCTTCACCGCGCGCACCCCCTGCTTCCGCGCCGAGGCGGGGGCGTACGGGCGCGACACCCGGGGGATCCTGCGCCTGCACCAGTTCGAGAAGGTGGAGCTGGTCCGCGTCTGCGCTCCCGAGGACGCTCCGGCACAGCTGGAGCTGATGGTGGGGCACGCCGAGGAGTGCCTGCGCCGCCTCGGGCTCTCCCACCGCGTGGTGCTGCTGCCCGCCGGCGATCTCGGCTTCTCCGCCCGGATGACCTACGACATCGAGGTGTGGCTGCCGGGCAGCGGCGCCTACCGCGAGATCTCCTCCGTCTCCGACTGCGGCACCTTCCAGGCCCGCCGCGCGGGCATCCGCCACCGGCGGTCCGACGGCCGCAAGGGGCCCGCCGCCACCCTCAACGGCTCGGCCCTGCCCGTCGGGCGGACCGTCGCCGCGCTGCTGGAGCAGGGCGTGCAGGAGGACGGTTCGGTGCTGCTGCCCGAGGCCCTCGCCCCGTACACCGGATTCCGCCGGATCCTGCCGGGCGGGACGACCGCGTAGCACCCGGCACGCCGGGAGGGCGGGCCGTCCGGATCACTCCGGACGGCCCGCCCTCCCGGTTGCGGGCGTGTCACGCGCCCATCATGTGCACCCCGCCGTCGACGTGGACGATCTCCCCGGTGGTGCGGGGGAAGAAGTCCGACAGCAGGGCGACGACACCGCGTGCCGCGGGGTCCGGGTCGACGAGGTCCCAGCCGATGGGGGCACGCTGCTGCCACACCTCGGCGAGCTCGCCGAAGCCGGGGATCGACTTGGCGGCCATGGAGCGCAGCGGGCCGGCCGCGACCAGGTTGCAGCGGATGCCCCGGCCGCCGAGGTCGCGGGCGAGGTAGCGGCTGGTCGATTCGAGGGCTGCCTTGGCGACACCCATCCAGTCGTACCGCGGCCAGGCGACCGTCGCGTCGAAGGTGAGCCCGACCACCGAGCCGCCCCGGTCCTCCATCAGCGGCAGGCACGCGGTGGTCAGGGACTTCAGCGAGTACGCGGACACCTGGACGGCCGTCGAGACGTCGGCCCAGTCGCCGTCGAGGAAGGAGAAGGCGCCCCGCGGCCCGTACGCGATCGAGTGGACGACGCCGTCGATACGGTCCCAGCCGTCCGCGGCGGCGCCGATCCGCTCCGCGAGCGTGTCCAGATGGGTCTGGTCGGTCACGTCCAGTTCGACCACCGGGACCGGCTTGGGCAGCCCGGCCGCGATCCGCTCGATGAGGGAGAGCCGGCCGAAGCCGGTCAGCACCACCTCGGCGCCCTCCTCCTGGGCGAGCCGGGCGACGTGGAAGGCGATGGACGCGTCCGTGACGACGCCCGTCACCAGGATGCGCTTGCCGGCGAGGAGGCCGCTCATGACCGCACCGCCTTCGCGGCCAGGGCTTCGACCAGGGGGGAGTCGTGGTCGAGCGCTCCGAGACCGCCCGCCCCGCCGGGCGTCCCGAGGGTGGTGAAGAAGTCGGCGTTGGAACCGCGGTGATCGCCCCACTCGGTGGGGACGTCGTCCTCGAAGTAGATGGCCTCCACGGGGCACACCGGTTCGCAGGCACCGCAGTCGACGCATTCGTCGGGCTGGATGTAGAGGGCGCGCCGGCCCTCGTAGATGCAGTCCACGGGGCATTCGTCGATGCAGGAACGGTCCATCACATCGACACAGGGCAGGGCGATGACGTACGACATCATCAACTCCACTTCGTGGTGGGGGCGGCGGGCGAGACGCTGACCTGGTCCACGGGGACACCCGTGGTGCGCTCGCCCAGCGTGAGGACGGTGACGGCCAGCGCGACCATCGAGGCGGCGATGACCCCGAACAGCGCACCCGGTCCGTAGGAGTCGAGCACGGGCAGCAGGACGAACGGCAGGGCGGCGGCGCTGAGTTTGGACAGGGAGTACGCCATGCCGGACGCGGTGGCCCGGATCGCCGTCGGATACTGCTCGGAGAGGTACACGTGCGACACGCTGGAGAAGACGTTGCTGCACAGCGTGTAGACGAAGCCGAAGGTGACGATGAGGACGGCCGAGTCGGTGAAGGCGAAGCCCATTCCGGCGGCCACCATCGCCCCTGCGGACAGCGCGACGAGTGTCTTGCGTTCGATGCGGTCGATGATCGGCAGCGACAGCGCCGAGCCGACGGGGTAGCCCAGGAAGGACAGGGCGGTGAAGCCCAGGCCCGCCACGATGTCGTAGCCCTTCGCCGCGAGGATCTGCGGGGCCAGGGTGCCGAAGCCGTAGTAGCCGACCACGGAGAGCGAGCAGAAGATCCACAGCATCACCGTGCGGCGCCTCAGCCCGCGGGCGAAGATGTCCCGGAGCCTGGTCCGCCCGGCGACGGCCGTCTCGTGCCCGGCCGGGAGCTCCTCGACGGCCTGGCCGGCCGGGATCTGGGCCTCCATCCGGGACACCAGCAGGTCGGCCTCCTCGGTACGGCCGTTCGCCGCCAGCCAGCGCGGCGACTCGATCAGCCGCCGGCGCAGCACCCAGACCACCGCCGAGCCGAGCGCCCCGATCACGAACAGCCAGCGCCAGCCGTCCACCCCCAGCGGGCTCAGCGGCACCAGCCACAGGGCCGCGAAGCCGACCGCGGGCACTCCGCAGAAGGCGATGGTGTACGCCCAGGCGATGAACCGGCCGCGCTTTGCCGCGGGCAGCACGTCCGCCAGGTAGCAGTCGGACAGCGACTGTTCGGCGCCGATGCCGATGCCGGCCAGGAAGCGGGTCACGATCAGCCACTCCGCGTTGGGCGAGAACGCGCCCAGGAGGGAGAAGCCGGAGTAGATCGCCAGGTTGATCAGGAAGGCCCGGCGCCGCCCGAGCCGGTCGGCGACCCGGCCGAGCACCAGCGCGCCGATGAACTGGCCGATGAAGACGGAGGCGAGGACCAGCTTGAGCGACGTCGCCCCGAAGGCGAAGTCGTCCTGGAGCACCTTGGCGATGGTGCCCGAGAGGCTGTTCTCGAACGTGTCGAAGAGCAGGCCGATCCCGATGACCGCGGTCAGGCTGCGGTGCATGGGGGTGATCGGCATCCGGTCCAGCCGGGCGCCGATCGAGGCGGGGGTGACAGGCTGCTTCACCGCCGTGGTGGTCTGGGTCATGCGCGTGGCTCCTAGGGTGCGTTCGGGCCGGGGGCGGACAGCGCGGCCCGGTGCCCGCGGAACGCGGGGCGGAGGTGGCCGGGCACGGCGGTGACGGTGCACCGGCGAGGTCGGGGGCCCCGCCCCGCACGGGCCCGTCGTGATCGACCGGCAGACCCTGGGAGCGGGGCCTTCCGGCCCCAGGGGGGTGGACAGGGAGCGGCGTCAGCGGCGGTGACGCCCGGGGATCGTCAGGCGGCGCGGTCCGCGTTCAGCCGGATCTGCTCCTCGACGTCGCCTCGCCGCACCGGTGCGCTCACCTCGTGCAGGAACGAGGCGACCTCGCGGTACGAGGCCCAGAAGCCCACCTCGTGGTAGGGCACGCCGCGCTCGGCGCAGTACTCCCGGGTCAACTCGCGTGCCCGGGCCAGGTTCTTCTGCGGCATCGCCGGGAACAGGTGGTGCTCGACCTGGTAGTTGAGTCCGCCGTACAGGAAG
This window contains:
- a CDS encoding MFS transporter, which encodes MTQTTTAVKQPVTPASIGARLDRMPITPMHRSLTAVIGIGLLFDTFENSLSGTIAKVLQDDFAFGATSLKLVLASVFIGQFIGALVLGRVADRLGRRRAFLINLAIYSGFSLLGAFSPNAEWLIVTRFLAGIGIGAEQSLSDCYLADVLPAAKRGRFIAWAYTIAFCGVPAVGFAALWLVPLSPLGVDGWRWLFVIGALGSAVVWVLRRRLIESPRWLAANGRTEEADLLVSRMEAQIPAGQAVEELPAGHETAVAGRTRLRDIFARGLRRRTVMLWIFCSLSVVGYYGFGTLAPQILAAKGYDIVAGLGFTALSFLGYPVGSALSLPIIDRIERKTLVALSAGAMVAAGMGFAFTDSAVLIVTFGFVYTLCSNVFSSVSHVYLSEQYPTAIRATASGMAYSLSKLSAAALPFVLLPVLDSYGPGALFGVIAASMVALAVTVLTLGERTTGVPVDQVSVSPAAPTTKWS